The following nucleotide sequence is from Aquarana catesbeiana isolate 2022-GZ linkage group LG08, ASM4218655v1, whole genome shotgun sequence.
cactcgggaatggagtatttctgagtatttctgagcggctccgagtgtcaccggcaccccaggccaaatgcggtactgcaaactttaaaaaaataatagttcaTATTGCGAAACGTTCGATAactcgaggttccactgtactgtatatccttatagatggggtcatctccactcccaccaagagggagatatatgtaaatatatatttatatggacATTTCTAATTGGCAATTGAATTTTAGTATTCTAACCATAAAGTACGATGGCCAGAATAGGGAACATCCGTTAAGCAGAGGGAGAAGGTGCTCACTGTGTTATCATTCAGGGAATGTTTAGAACTCAATGAATGTCACATTTGGCGCCCGACTGCCAGAATTCCTCTCTTCACACATCACCTCTCTAATATAGCATTTTAAAATAATATTCCAATGTGTGTCCTCATGGAAATCTGGTGTCCGTTGTATGGAGCTTAGTTTTTATTAATTGAGGAGCAACTTCATTCCAGTGAGAAGAAGACAGACAAATGGAAGGTAACATGGTATCCTCGGGAAGGTGAAAGGTGGACACAGTCTATGGAAGGATGGAGGATGGGCTGtaaatcaatcatgttcttcagaaGAATAAGAAAAGGTGATTGGCCACCAACTCAGATACCTTCTCAGCTTGAGACAACAGTAACAAGGAAGGTTGCCTTCTGTGCTGGGGTCGTAGAAGGAACCTTGTGCAATGGTTTGAAGAAAGAATACCGAAGTGCTGATAACACATAGGGGTAGAGTGGGAGGATGTACAGGTACATTCCCCTAAATAGACAAAGCTCTCTTCCAACTGTATATGTATAATAAAGTGATGATACCCACAAAATATATTGCAAGAAAATGGTATATAGTTTAATACAAaaagatcataaaaccaaatacataATAAAAGGAGTACATTTGGGCTACAATGAAGCATGTTGACATACGTAGGTTTACAGACATGGTTCGAATAATGATTATACATGTACAGAACATGATAAAATGGTGTAATACATAGTACACTAGATAGatgtatgcatcaatagatgttaactctacgcgtttcttggcttgaaaccaatcgtcaggagtctgatgcagtgtagctgcattgaaaaaataactatgtgtcagtagaagtatggggaaaatggactcataaaaaaatttattttgatATACTCACAGAGGATGCATGGGTGAATGATAACCCATACATTatggtgcaatgttggtccgggtGCACTGGTTCATTGTAGCCcaaatgtatttcttttattatgtatttggttttatgatctttTTGTATTAAACTATATACCATTTTCTTGCAATATATTTTGTGGGTATCATCACTCTATACAGGATCCACTTTAGACACCCTATTACAACATTTTTTGTTATGTGGAcatattcaccaacatgcctcacacaaagtcccgcctccattttccatttttttctgtacctatgggatggaggcatgttggtgcatccacacaaaaataagtggacaggtcacaaccccaattttgATGTATATGTATAATAGCTGGGCGGGAGGGGGTTAAATAAACATCTCCTGCCATTTAGGGGTCTATTCAGAAATCATTTGCACAGTAATTTGCCCGggtaaagtgcatgtacattccttCTCTGGGTATCGGGGTAAAAAATTAATGTTATTTGGCTATTTGCTGAGCTTTTcatatgtttttcattgatttaaaatggaaaataccacatttggccactagatggccctAATCCCCATACTTAGTGCCATCTAATGACCAAATGTAGAATTGTCCTTTCTATATCAATGGTTGGTAGAATATTGTTGGCTTCATTAACTCACGTTCTTCGATGTCTTCTGTACTCATAAGTGTATGATCTCAGTTATTTGTATGAAATCACGTCTGATGGAGGAAACTAAGGCTTCTATTTTATAAAATATTAATTGATTGTTGTGACAAACATTTGCCCAGCCGTGAAAAATTCTGTCCATTTTATAAtgaacacagtgatttcctatgatcctcagctccatctagtgtttataatgcagtatttttccctGAAATACCTTCATCAGTAAAACTAGTGCAACACcgcattatggccacaagatggagccaaTGATCACAGGAAATCATCATAAGAAATAAAATATGGCCAAAATTCATCACAGTTGGGTGAATGTGCATCATATTTCTTCAAGGAGTTTTAAAAaaacagacctgtaagtgtttgtgaaatcttccaccacaaaatgtactcagccaatgagaggtaataactccttttttattttaaaaggcctagagaaccaccttttaagtggtggggttaacgtgtttcgtcctggaagatgacatgagaaaacagacctcttgcaagagaATAATAGACCTCTAGGTCTCcataccacaaaatgtactcagccaatgagaggtaatgactccatttttatttttctcctgctatcaatggccaacatggtacaacacttcatccatgtctttggtgatctctgatctccttatcaactgtttcttacatgatgaaaatcagccatggagtatatctgaggtgtatatcagggtgtgcttcttccccacatgtccagcaacatttatATTCAAGACATTTCCCgtactcactaatacacctcgagggttgtgtgggacccctgatgtacaggaagacaggacttcagtgaggaacaattccctcactcaggacaggaaagtgactTCTTctttgtgtgagatctctgatgtgcagAAAGATGGGACTTTtgtataaaacatttcccgcactcagtacaggaatacggcttctcccctgtgtgggatCTCTGGTGTTTGTAAAGGGTGGAcaactgtgaaaaacatttcctgcactctggacaggaatatggcttctcccccgtgtgagatctcagaTGTTTGGAAAAATTggacttgtgtgaaaaacattttccacactcaggacaggaaaatggcttctcccccgtgtgggatctctgatgtttgtaaaggatggacttctgtgaaaaacatttcccacactctggacaggaatatggcttctcccccgtatgcaatctctgatgtgtgtaaaaattggacttatctgaaaaacattttccacactctggacaggaatacggcttctcccccgtgtgcaatctctgatgtgtgtaaagattggatttatctgaaaaacattttccacactctggacaggaatacggcttctcccctgtgtgcaatctctgatgtgtgtaaagattggacttatctgaaaaacatttcccgcactcaggacatgaaAACATCTTGTGTGTTGGAAGGACTGTACCATCCCTTACAGTCTGACGTTCCTCAGGATAataggaatacgatggtccggcaccgtcccccACAatttgaggttcctcaggataagaggaatacgatggtccggcaccgtccctcacagtctgaggttcctcaggataagaggaatacgatggtccggcaccgtccctcacagtctgaggttcctcaggataagaggaatacgatggtccggcaccgtcccccACAGTCTGAggctcctcaggataagaggaatacgatggtccggcactgtccctcacagtctgaggttcctcaggataagaggaatacgatggtccatctacactgtgtggtgccggatggacatttgaggtagtcgggttttctcctggactatactgtgtgatgtcctcatcttctactttacagtctggagacaaagtgagacaatcctctgaggttttcctcatctcccgtccatctactaaaatagaaatacaaagattattactagacgtgagcagattggttcccctaaaccaggactccgcccacatcaggcagctttgtctctgaggatcttacaattcccccctcaaggtaactagtaaatgggtcctttgatctcctaccagttaatttctttattcatggaccttagtcagagagtgaggaaacaacgagaactgtcttttataggagtgacagtgatgaggggattataggacgagtgtcaggactatgtaatgtacaacatggagtatatagtgcaggagtcaggagtatgtaccATATAAAAGACTGATCAGCCATAAAATCATGACCATCTACCTAATTTTGAGTAGGTCCCCCTCTTGCCAAGATCCAAAACACATCCTCCAAGGACCTAGGTTGGGCAACGCCTATGCTAAACGTactgccagcacagagaaggaagattatgggtggaggaatgtatttagtgttaatgacccacctgtgctgatctctgtaggagtgtcctcctctataaatgtccccgttattccatccccctccatagactgctgatcatccctcacatacctctcttcttcttctgatttaacctcaaattctatatcaattggatctccactctaaatcaagaaaatgagagagaatatcatctgtaaaatataagctttataTTTGTGACACCACATAAGAAATCCACACATCATCTCAATGAGTCTGTTTTATAATCTCTGTCcaaccaaccttgtaacagtgagggatgttgtgaccttcctgtgtggaatcccgggaatacagaggacggggacatctctctggtgggcttctgtagctggatgactccaccatggtgtcctggtacagatcatTTTCTTCTTTGGGAATCTgcaactcctccatcaccccatcctcatcatcctcctcttttatctcttttttaacCTCAACAttaggatctctcaggtttccactctgaatatataataaaaatgacatcaatggtaacaatgcagataatgtacagatcctaatgatactatcagtgattgttcctcatctacctgatgatggtgagggatggtgtgaccttcctgtgtggaatcccaggaatacagaggatggggacatcgctctggtgggttcccattactggatccatctgtaggaaacacacacactgactgaatacattgtttctatgtgtttatcagatgatgggggatctaggtggaccctccgtactgctctctcctttacaataaagtctcctcttacccggtgatgtgaggggcggctgattgtccatcatgaggtccttgtagagatccttgtgtccttctaaatactcccactcctccatggagaaatagacagtgacatcctgacaccttataggaacctgacacacacaatgatacagtcaccatccagacacatcccttgtctgtcactggataatgtcccagaattcccagaatcctcctcacctctcctgtcagcagatgaaCCATCATGGTGGTTAGTTGCAGGATTTTCTGCTCTTTGTTCCTCTCAGGtatgggagaaggaggaggaggcaccatGGTTGGGCTCTGGGTCCTGCTCCATCCTCCTGAGATTGGCTCCCCACTAGACTTCTTCACTACAACATAATCCTACAGATCAGGAGAAAGATAAACCGACATCAATCATCTGACATCATCTAAATGTCTACAATAAGAACATGGTCTACTGACTAGACTAgacaagagtgatgtcatgtgacctcccagaatcctcctcacctctccggtcaggtctgtgttttattaacaaagataagagtgatgtcatgtgacctcccagaatcctcctcacctctccggtcaggtctgtgatttattaatagagataagagtgatgtcatgtgacctcccagaatcctcctcacctctttggtcaggtctgtgttttattaatagagataagagtgatgtcatgtgacctcccagaatcctcctcacctctccggtcaggtctgttttattaatagagataagagtgatgtcatgtgacctcccagaatcctcctcacctctccggtcaggtccaTGTTTTATTAatagataagagtgatgtcatgtgacctcctagaatcctcctcacctctctggtcaggtctgtgttttattaatagataagagtgatgtcatgtgacctcccagaatcctcctcacctctccggtcaggtctgtgttttattaatagagataagagtgatgtcatgtgacctcccagaatcctcctcacctctccggtcaggtctgtgttttattaatagagataagagtgatgtcatgtgacctcccagaatcctcctcacctctccggtcagcaggtagatgatctccagggtgaggtttagtatcctctcagtcatgtgactccggtcctcctccatcctcattggtgccgtcatttgatctatacaggtctccttgttgacggataactttgggaaatgaaagtaaaaattatttggatggtattggtcacacaataatggGATGTgggggggtaataggagggttgctggATATTGAAGAACTACTAGCCCCATTGTAATCACATTTATGATTTGGACTGTTTGCAccgattaaatagataccaaacatgtcaaaccttaaacttACGTGCACCCATAAAATGGTGGCTAACTTCAGTACccgatatttattttatatatatatatatatatatatatatatatatatatatgctttaaaagccccctatatgtcatcagtttagtgttacagcaGAGGTCTTCTGTAAAATTATCGCTCTCATTCCGGCATGCGTGGCGATATGCAACATGTGTTTCGCAAACAAATTTTCaggcgtgtgtgtatgtgtggtggtggggtgggattttatgtgcttgggtgtaactttaactttttacaataaatttttatttttttattttacgtaACTTTTTTCCCCATAACATAAAAAGTCCCCTATATGATGATTatttttttaggtgacaggttctttttaatgagacatccagggtctaaaagacccccaatgtctccccctgAGCTCTACTGAATGTAATGCGATGCACatcacactgcattacattcttttccGGCCTCGATGGTCGGGGAAACTGCCAATGAGGACCTGGAAGTCATGTCATAcacgtcacttccaggtcagcaacaagaaggggaggagagcggatgtgtgtacgctctcctccctcccc
It contains:
- the LOC141104894 gene encoding uncharacterized protein encodes the protein MTAPMRMEEDRSHMTERILNLTLEIIYLLTGEDYVVVKKSSGEPISGGWSRTQSPTMVPPPPSPIPERNKEQKILQLTTMMVHLLTGEVPIRCQDVTVYFSMEEWEYLEGHKDLYKDLMMDNQPPLTSPDGSSNGNPPERCPHPLYSWDSTQEGHTIPHHHQSGNLRDPNVEVKKEIKEEDDEDGVMEELQIPKEENDLYQDTMVESSSYRSPPERCPRPLYSRDSTQEGHNIPHCYKSGDPIDIEFEVKSEEEERYVRDDQQSMEGDGITGTFIEEDTPTEISTGGSLTLNTFLHP